The DNA window TGTAAGCCCTCGGGGAGAGTGGACGGACATGACCGTCTGTGAAGCGCCGGGGAAGGTGTACCTCTTCGGCGAACACGCCGTCGTCTACGGCGAGCCCGCGGTGCCGGCGGCGATCGAGCGCCGGGCGCGGGTGACCGCCGAACCCCGCGAGGACGACCACGTCCGGGTCACCGCCGAGGACCTCTCGCTCGACGGGTTCACCGTCGAGTACACCGGCGGGACCGGCGACCGCCCCGACATCGACGCGCCCGCGCCGCTCGTCGAGGCCGCGATGGGCTACGTCGACGCCGCGGTCCGACAGGCCCGCTCTGCGGCCGACGCGCCCGACGCCGGCTTCGACATCACCGTCGAAAGCGAGATCCCGTTGGGTGCGGGACTGGGGTCGTCGGCCGCGGTCGTCGTCGCGGGGATCGACGCGGCCACGCGCGCGCTCGGCGAGCCGCTCGACCGCGAGGAGCTGGCCGACCGCGCCTACCGCGCCGAGTTCGAGGTCCAGGAGGGCCAGGCCTCCCGCGCGGACACGTTCTGTTCGACGATGGGCGGGGCGGTTCGGGTCGAGGGCGACGACTGCGAGGCGATCGACGCCCCGAACCTCCCGTTCGTGATCGGGTTCGACGGCGGCGCGGGCGACACCGGCGAGCTCGTCGCCGGCGTCCGCGAGCTGCGCGAGGAGTACCGGTTCGCCGCCGACACGGTCCACGCGATCGGCGACATCGTGCGCGACGGCGAGGAGCTGTTGGCCGAGGCGGTCCCCGAGGCGGACCCCTCCCGGGAGCTGCTCGAGGAACTGGGGGACCTGATGGACTTCAACCACGGGTTATTGGCCGCGCTCGGCGTCTCCGCGCGCTCGCTCGACGCGATGGTGTGGGCCGCGCGGGACGCGGGCGCCCACGGCGCGAAGCTCACCGGCGCCGGCGGCGGCGGCTGTATCGTCGCGCTCGACCCCGGCGCGGAGACGCCGACCGCGCTCTCGTTCACGCAGGGGTGTGAGGAGGCGTTCCGCGCCGAACTGGCCACCGAGGGCGTCCGGGTGGTGGAGTCGTGACCGCCGGGACTCCGGCCGGCCGGCCGGCGGATCCGCCCGTCGTGCTCAAGCTCGGCGGGAGCGTGATCACGGAGAAGGACCGGCCCGAGACCGTCGACGAGTCGGCGCTCGCGACCGCCTGCGACGCGGTCGCCGGCGCGCTCGCGGCCGGCGCGGTCGACCGGCTCGTCGTGATCCACGGCGGCGGGAGCTTCGGACACCACCACGCCAGCGAGCACGGGATCTCGACGACCGAGGGCACCCACGACGCCGACGCGGTGATGGACGTTCACGGCGCGATGGCGCGGCTCAACCGGGCCGTCCTCGCGGCGCTTCACGATCGCGACGTGCCCGCGGTCCCCGTCCACCCGCTCTCGCTTTCGGCGCGGCCGGCGGGCGTCGACGGCGACCTCGACCTGCCGCGCTCCTCGACGGCGACGCTGCTCGCGGAGGGGTTCGTCCCGGTGCTTCACGGCGACGGGGTCGCGACCGCCGCCGAGGGCGTGACCGTCGTCTCCGGCGACGAGCTGGTCGTCGAGCTCGCCGCGGGGCTCGACGCCGAGCGCGTGGGCGTCTGCTCGACGGTTCCCGGCGTCCTCGACGGCGACGGAGAGGTGATCGATCGCATCGACTCCTTCGAGGCGGTCGCCGACGCGCTCGGCGCGAGCGACGCGACCGACGTTTCGGGGGGAATGGCGGCGAAGGTCAGGGAACTGCTCGAACTCGACGCGCCCGCGTCCGTCTTCGGCCCCGAGGGGCTGGAGACGTTCCTGCGCGGGGACGCGCCGGGGACGCGGATCGACTGACCCGTCTCGACCCCTCGGGCCCCCTCAGTCGTCCGACTCCGAGACCGGCTCCGCCCCGCGGACGATACACACGTGTCCCCCGTCGGTCGTGTGCGTCAAGACCAGCCGTTCGCGGATCAGTCGGCCGTCCTCGTCGCGGGCGGTGGCCTCGCCGGTCCAGTGGCCCTTCTCCGTCACGACGGGGAGGATCTCCTCGGTGAACCGCTCGATCTCGTCGTCGGGATAGAACGTCTTCCAGTGGCGATCGACGACGTTCTCGGAGGACCGACCGTACACCGAAGCGTACGCCTCGTTGGCGAACAGGTACCGCCCGTCGGCACCGAGGATCCCGATCGGCTCGTTGGCGGCCTCCAGCGCCGCGATGCTGCGTTCGACCTGCCGCATGAGCCGGCTCCTGTCGACCGCGTTCCGGAGCCGGTTGACGAGCACCTCGAACTGGTCGCCGCCGCCGCGCTTCTGGAGGTAGTCGGTGACGCCCGCGGAGATGGCCTCGCTCGCGACCTCCTCCGATCCCTTGCCGGTGAACAGCACGAACGGGAGCTCGGGGTCGTCCTCGCGGACCCACTCGAGGAAGTCGATCCCGGTGCCGTCGGGGAGGTCGTAATCACAGACGACGGCGTCGAAGGACTCCTCGCGATACCGCCCGCGAGCCTCGTCGATCGCCGCGACGGGTTCGTGATCGACGGCCGGTGCGAGGCGATCGAGGTACGTCGCCGTGAGGTCGGCGAAGGCGGCGTCGTCCTCGACGTGAAGAAGCCGGATCGGGAGGCTCGACTCCGAGCCGTCGTACATACGCAATCCGTATCTCGGCGTGGCATAAGCCCTTCGGCGTTCGGTTCGACCGCCGTACCGAACCCTTATTCGCGCCACCGCCCTCCTCCCGGACATGAACGAAGCGGACGTCAGAGCGCGACTGCGGGAGGTCGACGACCCCGACCTCGGGGACGACGTGGTCTCGCTCGGGCTGGTGAACGGGATCGACCTCGACGAGGGGGACGAAACGGTTCACGTCTCGTTGGCGCTCGGTGCCCCGTTCTCGCCACACGAATCGGCGATCGCCGACGACGTGCGGGCGGCGCTCGCGGACACGGGCCTCGACGTGGAGCTGTCGGCGTCGATCCCCGACGACCTGTCGGCGGCCGAGCAGGTGTTGCCCGGCGTCGAGAACGTGATCGCGGTCGCCTCCGGCAAGGGCGGCGTGGGGAAATCGACGGTGGCGGTGAACCTCGCGGCGGGGCTCTCCGAACTCGGCGCGCGGGTCGGCCTCTTCGACACGGACGTGTACGGTCCGAACGTCCCGCGGATGGTCTCGGCCGAGGAGCGCCCGCAGACCGACGGCGAGACGATCGTGCCGCCGGAGCGGTACGGGGTGAAGCTCATGAGCATGGACTTCCTCACCGGCGAGGACGACCCCGTGATCTGGCGCGGCCCGATGGTCCACAAGATCATCACCCAGCTCGTCGAGGACGTCGAGTGGGGCGAGCTCGACTACCTCGTGATGGACCTGCCGCCGGGAACGGGCGACACCCAGCTCACGATCCTCCAGACCCTGCCGCTGACGGGGGCGGTGATCGTCACCACGCCGCAGGACGTGGCGCTCGACGACGCGGTGAAGGGGCTCCGGATGTTCGGCAAACACGACACGAACGTGCTCGGGATCGCGGAGAACATGTCCGGGTTCCGGTGTCCCGACTGCGGCGGCTTCCACGAGATATTCGGCTCCGGCGGCGGGAAGGCGCTCGCGGCCGACCACGACCTCCCGTTCCTCGGCGGCATCCCGCTCGATCCGGCCGTGCGAACCGGCGGCGACGACGGCGCGCCGGTCGTGCTCGGGGAGGGCGACACCGCCGACGCGTTCCGGGTGCTCGTCGAGAACGTCGCGAACAACGCCGGCGTCGTCCGACGCCGCGAGGCCAGCGAGGGACGATGACCGGGGGCGAGGAACGGGAGGAACGCGGGAACGATCCCGGCGACGAGGGCGACGAGTCAGCGGACCCGCTCGAGGCCGCCGGGGTCGACCCGGTCGTGCCGGAGTCGGCGACCGACGCGGCGGGCGAGGCGTTCGCGGACGACGCCGAGGTCCGGGAGTTCCTCCGGGAGGTCGCCGACGACGTGCGGGGCGACAGCTCCGAGAGCAAGCAGCTCTCCGCGGTGTTGTACCGCGTGTCGGACCTGTACGACCCCGCGGAGTCGACCTCGCCCGAGGAGATCTATCTCAACGTCCGCCACATCATGCGGATCAAAGAACAGGGCGGGATCGAGCGGTAGTCCGGGACCGGAGACGGTCGGAAGCCAGGGCAGGGAGTTGAACCCCGGAAATCTCGATTACAAGTCGAGTGCATGAACCACCCATGCTCCCCTGGCGCGGCCGGACGTTCTCGGCGCTCGTATGAGTGCGTGTCGCTTTCGGCGAACCTCCCGGGACGATCTCCGGGACGACTCACGCCTCGTCGTCGAGCTCCTTGCGGAGTTCGACCCGGTGGAGGTCGTACCCGTGGTCGGCGTAGAACGCCCGCGCCCGCTCGTTGTCCGCGAGCGCCTCCAGCGCGACCGCGTCCGCGCCCGCCTCCGCCAGCTCGCGCTCGGCCGCCGCGAGCAGCGCCGATCCGATCCCCTCGCCGCGCCGATCCGGGATCACGAAGAGGTTGCTCACGACGCCGCGCGTCCGGTCGCGATCGTAGCCGTCGCGCTCGATCGAGAACGCGACGAAGCCGACGATCGACTCCTCGGCGGCCGTTCCGTCGTCCGTTCGATCGTTCCCCTCGTCGTCCCTCCCGGCGTTCTCCTCGGCCGGACCCTCGCCCCGCGCCACGAGCAGCTCGCCGGTGACGACGCTCCGGGCGACCCACTCCCTGACCGCGGCCCGGTTCTCCGACGCGAGCAGCGTCGACCCGTGGCGGCGCTGGCCGCGGGCGAGCGCCACCCACTGGTCCGTGACCGCGTCGACGTCGTCGACGGTCGCAGCGACGATCCGCGGCTCCTCGAGGTTCGACACGACTCGTGGTAGTGCCCTCCCGCGCTTGAGCCTGCCGCTCGATCCGTCCGCTCAGACCTCCCGACAGTTCGGACAGATGGCCTGTCCGTTCGCGTCCGCGAGGTCCGGTACGAGCGCGCCGCACACCTCACAGACCCCCTGCGTCGGGACGCCTCCGGCGTCCGTCGAGGACGCGGTCCGAGCCCGCTCGGATCCCCGCGCCGCGTCGGCGGTCCCCGACCGCGTCGTCTCGAGGCGCGCGCCGTTCCGCACGTCGGCGGCGACCGTCGGCTCCTCGGGGGATCCTCCTCCCGCGCCGCGCCCGCGGCGAGCGAGTCGCGGGCGGTGACGACCCCGACCGCCTCCCCGTCGGCGGCGACGACGACGCGATCCACGCCCTCCGCGACCAGCCGCTCCTCGACGGCCCGCAGCCCGTCGTCGGGCGCGACCGTCGGCAGCGGCGGGCGCATCACCGAGCCCACGGTCGCGTCGTCGACGTCGCCCTCGAGGACGGCCGCGAGCGCGTCCCGCGCGGCGAGCCGGCCGACGGCCTCCCCGCCGCGGAGGACGACCAGGCAGTCGGTTCCCTCCTCGACCAACAGCTCGGCCGCGTCGGCGAGCGGGTCCGACTCGCTGACCCCGAGGAACTCCCGATGCATCACGTCGCGAACCGTGGTATCTATGCGCATACTGGCGGATCGGCGGCGAACGGCTAAAAACTGCCCCCGGTACCGTTATCACGCCTCCGGGCGTAGGACCCGCTTCGGCCGACGATCCGGGTCGACGGGGGGCGAGGGCGGCGGACGGTTCCGGATCGACGGGCGGTTCCGGACTGCGGGTGGTCCGGACGACGGACGGTCCCGAACCGCGGGTGGTCCGGAACGCGGGGCGAAAGCGAGGCTTGAAACGCCCCGGCGTCGGAACGCGGGTATGACCATTCCCTCGTTCGTGATCGGGATCGCGGGGGGGACCGGCGCGGGAAAGACGACGGTCTCCCGGCTCGTCACGCAGAACCTCGGCGACGCCGTCACGCGGATCCCGCTCGACAACTACTACGAGGACCGCTCGGAGCTCTCCTTCGAGGAGCGCCAGGAGGTCAACTACGACCATCCGTCCGCCTTCGAATGGGACCTGCTCCGCGATCACCTCGAGACGCTGTTGGAGGGGCGGCCGGTCGAGATGCCCCAGTACGACTTCGAGGTCCACAACCGCAAGGAGGAGCGCGTCACCGTCGAGCCGACCGACGTCATCGTGCTCGAGGGGATCCTCGCGCTCCACGACGAGGAGATAAACGGGATGATGGACCTCCGGCTGTACGTCGAGACGGACGCCGACGTGCGGATCCTCCGGCGGATCCGTCGGGACGTGCTCGAGCGCGGCCGCGACCTCGAGGGCGTCATCGACCAGTACCTCTCGACGGTGAAGCCGATGCACGAGCGGTTCATCGAGCCGACGAAGGGTCACGCCGACCTGATCATCCCGGAGGGGGCGAACAGCGTGGCGGTCAACCTGATCGAGGAGAAGCTCCACGCCGAGATCGAGGGGAACGCTGTGCGCAACTGGGAGCGCGGGAGCCTGGAGCGCGAACTCGCCGAGAAGCGGTCGCCGGACCTCGACGCGGAGAACTGAGAGGGCCGGTCGGGGCGTACCGCACCCGCGATCGTCGCGGGTCAGTCGAGGCGTACGTCCGGATCAGCCGAGGCGCTCGTCGAGGATGAGCCGGGTCTTCGTGGATTTGACGTCGTCGAGTTCGCGCGCCTGCGTGATGAGTTCGTTGACGGCGCGAGTGTCGACCGCGTCGACGACGAGGACGATGTCGTCCTCGCCGGAGACCTGCCAGACGAAGTCCACCTCCTCCCACTCCACCATGCGCTCGCCGACGGCCGCGGTGTCGACGTTCATCTCCACGGATATCTCGATCATCGCCTTCACGTTGCCGGTCCGGGTGGTCACCGTGAACCGCTCGATGATGCCCTCCTCGGTCAGCCGGTCGACGCGGTTGCGGACCGTCCCCTCGGAGGTGCCGACCCGGTCGGCGATCTCGGTGTAGGGGGTTCGCGCGTCCCGTCGCAGGATCGAGAGGATCCGGCGGTCGAGGTCGTCCATACGGCAGGGAGGGTCGGCGGCGACTTACCGCTTACGAAGATCGTAACGCTTCTTCGAACTCCACAGCGAGATCGACCCGTGAGTGCGATGTTCGCAGTCAAGCTCGGGGGTCTCCGGAGAGGGGGGAGCTCCTCCTACTCGGATGCGGTCAATACAGCCGAAGGAGTGAGCGATCGCCGGGGCGGTGGCGCGCCTGCGAGCGCCCGACAGGGCGCGAGCAGCACGCGAGGGACGCGGCGAGCGGAGCGAGCCGCGAGGTTGGGGAGGCGTGAGGTGCGGGGCGGTTGCGGTCGGGTGGGACTCAAAGGGGCAGCCGGCTCCGGGAAGACGGCCGACGCAAGCACCGCAGGAGCGAGCAACGCGAGCGACGAGGAGCACAGCAAGGTCCTCGATCGGAGCCGGCTGGGGCTTTGAAAGAGTTCACCGCCCCAGCAACGATCCCTTTCTTATCACCCCGATCTCTACTGAAATACCCGTTCTATAAGCAATCTCTAACGCCCGGGGGGTTCACCGACCACCGCGTCGAAAGGGATCTCCTCGGGATCGCGTCGCGCCCGGTATCCCGACGACGCCGGCCCCCGGATTCCGTTACGAATTTCGTAGCTCACCTTCGAACGACGCATTTAATACGGTTCGTTCGTACGTATCTCGTAATGTCGGACGCCTATATCGCGCTGGCCGACGGACGCGTGCTCGAAGCGCGCGCC is part of the Halorubrum aethiopicum genome and encodes:
- the mvk gene encoding mevalonate kinase, giving the protein MTVCEAPGKVYLFGEHAVVYGEPAVPAAIERRARVTAEPREDDHVRVTAEDLSLDGFTVEYTGGTGDRPDIDAPAPLVEAAMGYVDAAVRQARSAADAPDAGFDITVESEIPLGAGLGSSAAVVVAGIDAATRALGEPLDREELADRAYRAEFEVQEGQASRADTFCSTMGGAVRVEGDDCEAIDAPNLPFVIGFDGGAGDTGELVAGVRELREEYRFAADTVHAIGDIVRDGEELLAEAVPEADPSRELLEELGDLMDFNHGLLAALGVSARSLDAMVWAARDAGAHGAKLTGAGGGGCIVALDPGAETPTALSFTQGCEEAFRAELATEGVRVVES
- a CDS encoding isopentenyl phosphate kinase, with the translated sequence MTAGTPAGRPADPPVVLKLGGSVITEKDRPETVDESALATACDAVAGALAAGAVDRLVVIHGGGSFGHHHASEHGISTTEGTHDADAVMDVHGAMARLNRAVLAALHDRDVPAVPVHPLSLSARPAGVDGDLDLPRSSTATLLAEGFVPVLHGDGVATAAEGVTVVSGDELVVELAAGLDAERVGVCSTVPGVLDGDGEVIDRIDSFEAVADALGASDATDVSGGMAAKVRELLELDAPASVFGPEGLETFLRGDAPGTRID
- a CDS encoding response regulator translates to MYDGSESSLPIRLLHVEDDAAFADLTATYLDRLAPAVDHEPVAAIDEARGRYREESFDAVVCDYDLPDGTGIDFLEWVREDDPELPFVLFTGKGSEEVASEAISAGVTDYLQKRGGGDQFEVLVNRLRNAVDRSRLMRQVERSIAALEAANEPIGILGADGRYLFANEAYASVYGRSSENVVDRHWKTFYPDDEIERFTEEILPVVTEKGHWTGEATARDEDGRLIRERLVLTHTTDGGHVCIVRGAEPVSESDD
- a CDS encoding Mrp/NBP35 family ATP-binding protein; translation: MNEADVRARLREVDDPDLGDDVVSLGLVNGIDLDEGDETVHVSLALGAPFSPHESAIADDVRAALADTGLDVELSASIPDDLSAAEQVLPGVENVIAVASGKGGVGKSTVAVNLAAGLSELGARVGLFDTDVYGPNVPRMVSAEERPQTDGETIVPPERYGVKLMSMDFLTGEDDPVIWRGPMVHKIITQLVEDVEWGELDYLVMDLPPGTGDTQLTILQTLPLTGAVIVTTPQDVALDDAVKGLRMFGKHDTNVLGIAENMSGFRCPDCGGFHEIFGSGGGKALAADHDLPFLGGIPLDPAVRTGGDDGAPVVLGEGDTADAFRVLVENVANNAGVVRRREASEGR
- a CDS encoding GNAT family N-acetyltransferase, coding for MSNLEEPRIVAATVDDVDAVTDQWVALARGQRRHGSTLLASENRAAVREWVARSVVTGELLVARGEGPAEENAGRDDEGNDRTDDGTAAEESIVGFVAFSIERDGYDRDRTRGVVSNLFVIPDRRGEGIGSALLAAAERELAEAGADAVALEALADNERARAFYADHGYDLHRVELRKELDDEA
- the udk gene encoding uridine kinase; the protein is MTIPSFVIGIAGGTGAGKTTVSRLVTQNLGDAVTRIPLDNYYEDRSELSFEERQEVNYDHPSAFEWDLLRDHLETLLEGRPVEMPQYDFEVHNRKEERVTVEPTDVIVLEGILALHDEEINGMMDLRLYVETDADVRILRRIRRDVLERGRDLEGVIDQYLSTVKPMHERFIEPTKGHADLIIPEGANSVAVNLIEEKLHAEIEGNAVRNWERGSLERELAEKRSPDLDAEN
- a CDS encoding Lrp/AsnC family transcriptional regulator — encoded protein: MDDLDRRILSILRRDARTPYTEIADRVGTSEGTVRNRVDRLTEEGIIERFTVTTRTGNVKAMIEISVEMNVDTAAVGERMVEWEEVDFVWQVSGEDDIVLVVDAVDTRAVNELITQARELDDVKSTKTRLILDERLG